Genomic segment of Clostridium sp. Marseille-P299:
GCTGCTACAACACCAAATTTGATGTTTTCTTCTAATCCTTGTTTCCCACTTACAAAACCCTTCTCATGAAAATCAAATACGCTGCCTTTTATAGCATCTCTAATATCATCACTAAAAGATGCAATGCCCATCATCTTATAAGTGTTCGCTTTTCTTGCACTTAATTCTGGGTTAAGTGCTGATGGTCCGCCCGTCCAACCTTCTCCATAAATGATAATGCTTGGATCTATATCATGTAATGCCTCTTTTATAGCTTTCATCGTGTCTATGTCATGTACTCCCATAAGATCAAAGCGAAAACCATCTACATGATATTCTCTTGCCCAATATACCACAGAATCCACAATAAATTTTCTAACCATGGCACGTTCTGATGCAGTTTCATTTCCACATCCAGATCCATTGGTATAGGAACCTCCAACTTTACGATAATAATAATCAGGCACTATTTTATTCAGATTTGAATCCACAGAAAATGTATGATTATATACAACGTCCATAACAATGCGAATTCCATTTTCATGTAAGCTTTGAACCATTTGTTTGAATTCATTGACACGAACTTCTCCATGATATGGATCCGTGGAATAGGAACCTTCTGGTACGTTGTAGTTTAGCGGATCGTATCCCCAGTTAAATGCATTGGATTCTGGATTTGATTCATCGATTGATGCATAGTCAAAGGAGGGAAGCAAGTGCAAATGTGTTATACCTAATTCCTTTAAATGGTCAATACCAGTAGCTTGCCCATATGAATTTTTTGTTCCTGTTTCTGTTAACGCTAGAAATTTACCAACGTTTTTCATACCAGAACTCGCATCCGATGATAAGTCTTTAATGTGTAACTCGTAGATAACTGCATCCGTTGGAGAACATAATATCGGACGTTCATCATCTTCAAATCCACTTTGGTCCGTAGCTAATAAGTCTATTACCATACCACGTTTACCATTGACGCCAGTCGCCTTTGCATAGGGATCAACCGCCTCATTTGTGATTCCATTAACCGTCACTGAATATGTATAATATATTTTATGTAAATCTTTTTCTACATTGGTAACCCATGTTCCTTTTACATCCTTAATCATAGGAATTACTTCGAGTAAAGTATCTCCATCACCAGAACTATATAAATTTAAATCAACGTTTGATGCTGTTGGTGCCCATACACGAAATTTTGTAGTCTCTTTTTTATAAGTTGCACCTAAGTCATCTTCCTCATAAGTAAATGTTTCATTAAACTCGTTGCTTGAGAAAAAATCACTTATGAATTCCCCTTGATTTTCAGCATTATCTACCATCTGCTCATCCTCCTTACTTATCGCTATTATCTATCGCCTTTCATACTTCATATTTAAATCGTATAAAATTAAGCGGTGCATTTAAAATTTAAAATAAAGAAAAGACACAATTATAATCGTCTCTTTTACTTTAATATAATCTGTAAAGTTCTATTTTATCACTTATTGTATTAAAATAAGCAGTTTTTATGATGATTTTCTCTTCTTTTAATCAACCTTAACAAGAAACTGTTCATGAACAAGTTCGGTTCATGATCTTGTTACTCCAATCGCTATCTTCAAGCGAGCTTGCAGATGGCTCATTCCGCTTTCATTATATCATGAACAAGTTCGGTTCATGATCTTGTTGCTCCAATCGCTATCTTCAAGCGAGCTTGCAGATAGCTCATTCCGCTTTCATTATATCATGAACAAGTTCGGTTCATGATCTTGTTGCTCCAATCGCCTTCTTCAAGCGAGCTCGCAGATGGCTCATTCCGCTTTCATTATATCATAATTACATTTTGTTACAATATTATTTTCGAATTTTTTCGAATATATTGTTTAATAGTTGATCCTTATATAGAAAAAGGGCCATCTTAAATAGCTTGTTACTAACTACTTAAGACAACCCATATAACTTTTTCTAAATGCACTAGTTAATCCCGAATTGCTTTATAATAGCTTGCTAGCGGAATGAAACTCTGTGCGAAATTTTTAGTTCCATTTCCTGACACAATTACAGCATCTCCTTCGATCCGCTTTAAACTTCCCCCACCGTTATGCCTACTAAGGGAAGCATTAAAAGTCTTTTCTCCATAAGTTAAATATTTTTTATCTCCTGTAAGTTCATATGCAATTGCCAAAGCCTCTAATAGTAATGTATTATTGCCCAATCTACTAAGGCTTGGTAATTCCTTATAATAAAACAATCCCATATCCAAATAGCAATTTTCAATTAAATCATCCACCGCACGAAGTATCATACCTTTAACTTCTTCATCGTGAAAAACCCTATAATATCGCATCAAACTACCTGCTGCAACTGAAATCATAAAACCAACGCGAATCGTAGTGTTATCTGTATACATTGCTAGCCAAGCTCCATACTCCTCTTCCCATTGTTTAAAATGATGAATGATCCATTTACTTTTTGCCATCCATTTTTCATCCTTCGTTTCCACATAAAGGGCTGTTAAAGTACGTAACGCCCAGCCAGTTTCTCTCGCATTGCTTTCCCCAGTATTTTGAAAAGTCGGCGTCTCTAACAA
This window contains:
- the pulA gene encoding type I pullulanase, translated to MVDNAENQGEFISDFFSSNEFNETFTYEEDDLGATYKKETTKFRVWAPTASNVDLNLYSSGDGDTLLEVIPMIKDVKGTWVTNVEKDLHKIYYTYSVTVNGITNEAVDPYAKATGVNGKRGMVIDLLATDQSGFEDDERPILCSPTDAVIYELHIKDLSSDASSGMKNVGKFLALTETGTKNSYGQATGIDHLKELGITHLHLLPSFDYASIDESNPESNAFNWGYDPLNYNVPEGSYSTDPYHGEVRVNEFKQMVQSLHENGIRIVMDVVYNHTFSVDSNLNKIVPDYYYRKVGGSYTNGSGCGNETASERAMVRKFIVDSVVYWAREYHVDGFRFDLMGVHDIDTMKAIKEALHDIDPSIIIYGEGWTGGPSALNPELSARKANTYKMMGIASFSDDIRDAIKGSVFDFHEKGFVSGKQGLEENIKFGVVAATNYSGIDFSKTSSGQYWAGDPSQCINYVSCHDNLTLYDKLRISNPADSFEDIVKMNKLASAIIFTSQGIPFIQAGEEFLRSKPSAVKPGEFDENSYKSPDSTNSLKWDNIKQFEDVYAYYKGLIAFRKEHAGLRLRTTEEINNQLTFVKGLESNIVAYQIEHKLDHATTEHIFVIYNANKESKSIALPEGAWNVYVNGEKAGIESIKEVTGEILVEPISAMVLVKQTTVSTN